One Acidobacteriota bacterium DNA window includes the following coding sequences:
- a CDS encoding MFS transporter: MPNSPRPKIKHLRWYIAIMLCLASELNYMDRNTLSVLKDTIQGALHFDDSGYALITATFLWTYAVAYVISGRVVDHLGSRRGFLVFVSGWSIANMLHAFATGVGSFQFFRGLLATMEPANFPAGIKAVTEWFPMRERALAVGLFNAGTALGNTVAVPVAAGIALRYGWQSAFVFTGAIGFAWVALWFFFYRLPTEHPNITDEEKQLILEGREAEAVAEQSKPSFVQLLKMPETWGCALARMLTDPISYFLFFWTPSYLQTERGFNLKEVGMYAWIPFAALTLGNLFSGAMPRFLIHRGWALNTARKTTMLGVSIWMLVLCFAVTQATSPAMAVLMLAGVMFGHSAWGNITLPAEVFHKNAVGTVTGFGGFLGGVAGGVTQLVIGSVVKGYGYAPIFAVCAVMYLIALLLVHLLIGKLGEIRQVPAELQPRSA, encoded by the coding sequence ATGCCCAATTCCCCTAGACCCAAAATCAAACACCTGCGCTGGTACATCGCGATCATGCTCTGTCTGGCTTCGGAGCTGAATTACATGGATCGCAATACGCTTTCCGTCCTTAAAGACACAATTCAGGGGGCTCTGCACTTTGACGACAGTGGGTATGCGCTCATTACCGCGACGTTTTTGTGGACCTACGCGGTTGCGTATGTCATCAGCGGACGGGTTGTGGACCACCTGGGATCGCGTCGCGGATTTCTGGTTTTTGTTTCGGGTTGGTCCATCGCGAACATGCTGCACGCTTTTGCGACGGGCGTAGGCAGTTTTCAATTCTTTCGCGGTTTATTGGCAACAATGGAACCGGCGAACTTTCCGGCGGGTATCAAAGCCGTCACCGAATGGTTCCCGATGCGCGAACGCGCGTTGGCCGTTGGATTGTTCAACGCCGGAACCGCGCTCGGAAACACCGTGGCGGTGCCCGTTGCCGCTGGCATTGCGCTCCGATATGGATGGCAATCGGCGTTTGTGTTTACCGGAGCCATCGGATTTGCCTGGGTGGCGCTCTGGTTTTTCTTTTACCGGTTGCCAACCGAGCACCCGAACATCACGGACGAGGAAAAACAACTGATCTTGGAAGGCCGCGAAGCTGAAGCGGTCGCTGAACAATCGAAGCCATCATTCGTGCAATTGCTAAAAATGCCGGAAACCTGGGGCTGCGCCTTGGCCAGAATGCTGACCGACCCGATTTCGTATTTTCTGTTTTTCTGGACGCCGAGTTATTTGCAAACCGAACGCGGATTCAATTTGAAAGAAGTCGGCATGTACGCCTGGATTCCGTTTGCCGCCTTGACGCTCGGCAATTTGTTCAGCGGAGCCATGCCGCGCTTTTTGATTCACAGAGGCTGGGCGCTGAACACCGCGCGCAAAACCACCATGCTGGGCGTTTCCATCTGGATGCTGGTGCTGTGTTTTGCCGTCACCCAAGCGACTTCGCCCGCGATGGCTGTGCTGATGTTGGCGGGGGTGATGTTCGGGCATTCGGCTTGGGGCAACATCACCTTGCCCGCCGAAGTCTTTCATAAAAACGCCGTCGGAACCGTTACGGGTTTCGGCGGTTTTCTTGGAGGCGTAGCGGGCGGCGTGACGCAACTGGTCATCGGTAGCGTGGTGAAAGGATATGGCTACGCGCCGATTTTCGCCGTCTGCGCCGTGATGTATTTGATCGCATTGCTGCTGGTTCATTTGCTGATTGGCAAACTCGGCGAAATCCGGCAGGTCCCCGCCGAACTTCAACCCCGGAGCGCGTGA
- a CDS encoding DUF1800 family protein — MRRRLSAILLLALFSFSVFQTDSSANTAVVATPSAQWFSPHPVPLGNKTFTVNGTNFVNGAVVKLEGVAMPTTFVSATQLKVTSNFTDSGSGNLTVTNPGSPSVTSSPRLLEWGQGIKVAIIPSTATVAPGAKQQFTAIVSATTNKQVYWYVNGGSANGTITSGGLYTAPAVAMASPVTIRAVCAINSERSATATVTVGGSGGGQTVGVSISPSSASVQTGTTRQFAATVSGTANTAVTWQVNNVTGGSAATGTISNAGLYTAPAAVPAVSVVVRAVSQADASKSASATVTVTAPVNPIAVSISPTAISLTAGATQQFSATVTGTANTAVTWQVNNATGGDPANGTISQSGLYTAPQAIPAGGITVTAVSQADTTKKASASVTIVDPQLITIGRFLDQTTFGATPALVAKVKQQGMQGFLNDQYSLPESPLPDPFTVTSSANIDAVFTNALTGQDQLRQRVMYAFSEIFVEANFKNYNADMLAPWRKLLSRNAFGNYRTLLKELTNDSSMGQFLDSANSGVFGGAANENYPREVMQLFSIGLYKLNQDGSQQLDASNQPIPTYTQTDVQQLALALTGWTYDNASHTAGNGNYNYYPAPMIPIASKHNTSQKTLLGQTIPAGLSPQQELDAVVSILFNHPNVGPFLATRMIRAMVTSNPSPAYIARVAAVFNNNGLGVRGDLKAVVNAIIMDQEARNDNVPSNFGRLRTPIQSLLFMSRALNLTPGAASQFNYQLYTMGEAILDAPSVFGHYSPMFRIPKGNGLFGPEFQIYTATEAANRGNFLYQFLYIYPINPALQPYVNIAGSPASLVSALDNALLFGRMLPSTRTALFNAIPMQYDNNARVLTAVYLIVTSGEFLVQR, encoded by the coding sequence ATGAGGAGACGGCTGTCGGCGATTTTGCTGTTGGCGCTCTTCAGTTTTTCTGTTTTTCAAACAGATTCATCGGCAAATACGGCAGTGGTGGCGACCCCTTCAGCACAATGGTTTTCACCTCACCCGGTTCCACTCGGCAACAAGACCTTTACTGTAAATGGAACGAATTTCGTCAACGGCGCAGTCGTCAAGCTGGAAGGCGTGGCGATGCCGACGACATTCGTTTCGGCGACTCAGCTAAAGGTGACCAGCAACTTCACGGATTCGGGGAGCGGAAATCTCACCGTTACGAATCCCGGTTCGCCCAGCGTGACGTCTTCGCCAAGGTTGTTGGAATGGGGGCAGGGAATCAAAGTCGCCATCATCCCGTCCACGGCAACCGTCGCTCCCGGGGCCAAACAGCAATTCACCGCCATTGTTTCCGCGACGACGAACAAACAGGTTTACTGGTACGTCAACGGCGGCAGCGCGAACGGCACGATTACTTCCGGCGGGTTGTACACTGCGCCTGCTGTTGCGATGGCCAGTCCGGTAACGATTCGCGCCGTTTGCGCCATCAACAGCGAACGTTCCGCGACGGCGACCGTTACGGTCGGCGGCAGTGGCGGCGGCCAAACCGTTGGCGTTTCCATTTCGCCGAGTTCCGCGAGCGTACAAACCGGAACGACGCGGCAGTTCGCGGCGACGGTGAGCGGCACGGCGAACACGGCTGTCACCTGGCAAGTCAATAACGTGACAGGCGGAAGTGCGGCGACAGGAACAATTTCAAACGCGGGGTTGTACACCGCGCCTGCCGCTGTGCCCGCAGTTTCAGTCGTTGTCAGAGCGGTTAGTCAGGCTGACGCGAGCAAATCCGCTAGCGCAACTGTCACGGTGACGGCTCCTGTGAATCCGATTGCCGTCAGCATTTCGCCGACAGCAATTTCATTGACTGCCGGAGCGACGCAGCAGTTCAGCGCAACAGTTACAGGAACAGCCAACACCGCCGTCACCTGGCAGGTGAACAACGCCACGGGCGGCGATCCGGCTAACGGAACAATTTCGCAAAGCGGTTTGTATACGGCTCCGCAGGCAATTCCGGCCGGTGGCATCACTGTCACGGCGGTCAGCCAGGCTGATACGACCAAAAAAGCATCCGCCAGCGTTACTATCGTTGACCCGCAATTGATCACCATCGGGCGATTTCTGGATCAAACCACCTTCGGCGCAACGCCTGCACTGGTTGCCAAAGTCAAACAACAGGGCATGCAGGGATTCCTGAACGATCAGTACAGTTTGCCGGAATCGCCGCTGCCCGATCCGTTCACGGTCACCAGCAGCGCCAACATTGACGCCGTTTTCACCAACGCGCTGACGGGACAGGACCAATTGCGGCAACGCGTGATGTACGCCTTCAGCGAAATCTTCGTCGAAGCGAACTTCAAAAATTACAACGCCGATATGCTGGCGCCGTGGCGAAAACTGCTCAGCCGCAATGCGTTCGGCAATTACCGCACGTTGCTGAAAGAACTGACCAACGATTCTTCGATGGGGCAGTTCCTGGATTCGGCCAACAGCGGCGTGTTTGGCGGAGCCGCCAACGAAAATTACCCGCGCGAAGTCATGCAGTTGTTCAGCATCGGGTTGTACAAACTGAATCAGGACGGTTCGCAGCAACTGGACGCCAGCAACCAACCGATTCCGACCTACACGCAAACCGACGTTCAGCAATTGGCCTTGGCCTTGACGGGTTGGACGTATGACAACGCGTCGCACACGGCGGGCAATGGAAATTACAACTACTACCCCGCGCCGATGATTCCGATTGCGTCCAAACACAACACCTCGCAAAAAACATTGCTGGGCCAAACGATTCCCGCCGGTTTGTCGCCGCAACAGGAACTCGATGCCGTTGTAAGTATTCTGTTCAATCATCCGAACGTCGGGCCATTTCTGGCGACGCGCATGATTCGCGCGATGGTCACCAGCAATCCATCGCCCGCCTACATCGCGCGCGTTGCCGCCGTGTTCAACAACAACGGTCTGGGAGTTCGCGGCGATCTGAAAGCAGTCGTCAACGCGATCATCATGGATCAGGAAGCGCGCAACGATAACGTGCCGTCGAACTTCGGTCGGTTGCGGACGCCGATTCAGTCGCTGCTGTTTATGAGCCGGGCGCTGAACTTGACGCCGGGCGCAGCGTCGCAATTCAACTATCAGCTTTACACAATGGGCGAAGCGATTCTGGATGCGCCGTCGGTGTTTGGGCATTACTCGCCGATGTTCCGCATTCCGAAAGGCAATGGGTTGTTCGGCCCGGAATTCCAGATTTACACCGCCACCGAA
- a CDS encoding PIN domain-containing protein, with amino-acid sequence MNAVDTNILIYVQDTRDPVKQAKAVALVKGLADGVLLWQVANEYLAASRKLVPLGYNHAQAFQDINNWRKVWTTILPTWAVMDRAEDVRQRFSLSFWDAMVIAACLEGGVTRLYSEDFDAYQQIDGLQLINPF; translated from the coding sequence ATGAACGCCGTTGACACCAATATCCTGATCTACGTGCAGGACACGCGCGATCCCGTCAAACAGGCCAAGGCTGTCGCATTGGTGAAAGGCTTGGCCGATGGCGTGCTGTTGTGGCAAGTCGCCAATGAATATTTGGCGGCAAGCCGAAAGCTTGTTCCTCTCGGCTATAACCACGCCCAGGCATTTCAAGACATCAACAACTGGCGCAAAGTCTGGACGACGATCCTGCCTACGTGGGCGGTGATGGACAGAGCCGAAGACGTGCGCCAACGGTTCAGCTTGTCATTCTGGGATGCGATGGTGATTGCTGCCTGTTTGGAAGGTGGCGTGACGCGGCTCTATTCGGAAGATTTCGACGCCTACCAGCAAATTGATGGCTTACAGCTTATCAATCCGTTTTGA
- a CDS encoding 2,3-bisphosphoglycerate-independent phosphoglycerate mutase translates to MANLTFRKRPLALIILDGFGHSDQTEGNAIKLARTPFLDQYLQKYLHTLIEASGERAGLRRNQSGSSEVGHMNIGSGRIVPVDITRIDEAIASGNFFDNPTLIAAVDAGKHSALHLIGLLSDGGVHSMNSHLYALLEMAARRGVERVFVHVITDGRDTPANSGKTHVAALIRKMRELGLGRISTISGRYYAMDRDNRWDRIKLAYDAMTAGQGRQAANPLAALDASYECGLTDEFIEPVVMIGENGFPVATIQRGDSCIFFNFRADRARQLTRAFTGLNFAKSVAEGFERERILDLNFATFTQYDRAVNSSIVFPPIKLKNTLAEVFANHGVSNLRIAETEKYAHVTYFFNGGIEQEYPGESRILVPSPDVATYDQKPEMSAFRLTDKICRALDDGDTDVYIINFANCDMVGHTGNLKAAIEAVEAVDTCLGWVIGTIERLKGVAIITADHGNCEQMTVTESDFPHTAHTNNPVPFVLCDAHYKGHLRDHGALEDIAPTLLDLLGIAKPSEMTGRSLLLHL, encoded by the coding sequence ATGGCAAATCTGACCTTCCGGAAGCGCCCCTTGGCGCTGATTATTCTGGACGGTTTTGGTCATTCCGACCAAACCGAAGGCAATGCAATCAAATTGGCCAGAACCCCTTTTCTGGATCAATATCTTCAAAAATATCTTCACACCTTAATTGAAGCTTCCGGCGAACGCGCCGGATTGCGACGCAACCAATCCGGCAGTTCGGAAGTTGGCCACATGAACATTGGCTCTGGCCGAATTGTTCCGGTGGACATCACGCGCATTGACGAAGCCATCGCCAGCGGCAATTTTTTTGACAATCCAACGTTGATTGCCGCCGTGGACGCGGGCAAACATTCAGCGCTGCATTTGATCGGATTGCTTTCAGATGGCGGCGTGCATTCGATGAACTCGCATTTGTACGCGCTGCTGGAAATGGCCGCGCGGCGCGGAGTCGAGCGGGTCTTCGTTCACGTTATCACCGACGGGCGAGACACTCCGGCGAATTCGGGCAAAACGCATGTCGCTGCACTGATCCGGAAAATGCGCGAACTTGGATTGGGGCGCATTTCGACGATTTCCGGGCGCTATTACGCCATGGACAGGGATAACCGCTGGGATCGGATCAAACTTGCGTATGACGCGATGACCGCCGGACAGGGCCGTCAAGCCGCGAATCCGTTGGCCGCGCTTGACGCTTCTTACGAATGCGGCTTGACCGACGAATTTATCGAACCGGTGGTGATGATCGGCGAAAACGGGTTTCCGGTGGCGACCATTCAACGCGGCGATTCGTGCATCTTTTTCAACTTTCGCGCCGACCGCGCACGGCAATTGACGCGAGCGTTCACGGGATTGAATTTTGCCAAATCCGTTGCAGAAGGCTTCGAGCGCGAACGAATTCTGGATTTGAATTTTGCCACCTTCACGCAATACGACCGCGCTGTGAATTCATCCATCGTCTTTCCACCCATCAAGCTGAAAAATACATTGGCCGAAGTCTTTGCCAACCACGGCGTTTCCAATTTGCGGATCGCCGAAACGGAGAAATACGCGCACGTGACGTATTTTTTCAACGGCGGAATCGAACAGGAATATCCCGGAGAAAGCCGAATCCTGGTTCCTTCGCCGGATGTTGCGACCTATGACCAGAAACCGGAAATGAGCGCCTTTCGCCTGACGGACAAAATCTGCCGGGCGCTGGATGATGGCGACACGGATGTGTACATCATCAATTTCGCCAATTGCGATATGGTCGGACACACCGGCAATTTGAAGGCGGCGATCGAAGCCGTTGAAGCGGTTGACACCTGTCTGGGATGGGTCATCGGCACCATCGAACGGTTGAAAGGCGTGGCCATCATCACCGCCGACCACGGCAATTGTGAACAGATGACCGTTACAGAAAGCGACTTCCCCCACACCGCTCACACCAATAATCCAGTTCCGTTTGTACTGTGCGACGCTCATTACAAAGGTCATTTGCGCGACCACGGTGCGCTGGAAGACATCGCGCCAACTTTGCTTGATCTGCTCGGAATCGCCAAACCGAGTGAAATGACCGGACGAAGTTTGCTACTTCATTTATGA
- a CDS encoding DUF104 domain-containing protein translates to MLQTIEAEVDVNGTVRLLTPVKITKTTRAVLTLLDDSIPSHILPPEITETDKRTEMIEAIVRSMQANPLPPNAPRFTRDELHERR, encoded by the coding sequence ATGTTACAAACCATAGAAGCAGAAGTTGATGTGAATGGGACGGTGCGTTTGCTGACCCCAGTGAAGATCACCAAAACAACACGTGCCGTGCTGACCTTGCTTGATGATTCCATTCCCAGCCACATCCTTCCGCCTGAGATCACCGAAACTGACAAGCGCACAGAGATGATCGAAGCGATTGTGCGGAGCATGCAAGCCAATCCACTTCCACCAAATGCCCCTCGCTTCACACGCGACGAACTGCATGAACGCCGTTGA
- a CDS encoding Gfo/Idh/MocA family oxidoreductase has translation MQRINLFVIALLLFCLHSIGQAQAANQQRTKIAIVGLVHSHCWGFVTKLNQMHQSGDLIEIVGISDDNQELRDYVKNQVPGVPVYDNYSKMLDEKKPEVVWSFVENDRHLEVTKACAARKIHVMFEKPMSATYDEAKQMMAVAKQAGIQLMVNYQMAWWPENYTAHDVAMRGDIGKVWRVRSVIGHGGPGNFEPGSIKQKYFLKWLTDESRGGGALIDFTCYGAKWALWYLGLPKTVYAITTHTRPDVYPSNTNATVLMSYGDNKVAITEGSWDLPRSFYDVEVFGDKGSVAMRYPKTLELIVGTEKKPLELGTLEGARAEPIRYFVDCIRNHKPVEGVVAGDFNVNVMQIVEAAKRSAASGQPVSLPLK, from the coding sequence ATGCAACGAATCAATCTCTTCGTCATCGCTCTTCTGCTTTTCTGTCTTCACTCCATCGGCCAAGCGCAGGCCGCCAACCAACAACGCACAAAAATCGCCATCGTCGGTTTGGTCCATTCGCACTGCTGGGGCTTTGTGACGAAGCTGAATCAGATGCATCAAAGTGGCGACTTGATCGAAATCGTGGGCATTTCCGACGACAATCAGGAATTGCGCGATTACGTCAAAAACCAGGTGCCTGGCGTGCCGGTGTATGACAACTACAGCAAGATGCTGGACGAGAAGAAGCCGGAAGTCGTCTGGTCATTTGTCGAAAATGATCGGCATCTGGAAGTCACAAAAGCCTGCGCGGCGCGAAAGATTCACGTCATGTTTGAAAAGCCGATGTCGGCGACCTATGACGAAGCCAAACAGATGATGGCGGTCGCCAAGCAAGCCGGAATTCAGTTGATGGTGAATTATCAAATGGCTTGGTGGCCGGAAAATTACACCGCGCACGATGTCGCGATGCGCGGAGACATTGGCAAGGTCTGGCGCGTGCGCTCGGTAATTGGGCACGGCGGGCCGGGCAATTTTGAACCGGGCAGCATCAAACAAAAGTATTTCCTGAAATGGCTGACGGACGAATCGCGCGGCGGCGGAGCGCTGATTGATTTCACATGTTACGGCGCGAAATGGGCGTTGTGGTATTTGGGTTTGCCAAAAACGGTTTATGCGATTACGACGCATACGCGACCGGACGTGTATCCGTCGAACACAAACGCTACGGTGTTGATGTCTTACGGCGACAACAAAGTCGCAATCACCGAAGGTTCGTGGGATTTGCCGCGTTCGTTTTATGACGTGGAAGTATTCGGCGACAAAGGCAGTGTGGCGATGAGGTATCCGAAGACGCTGGAACTCATTGTTGGCACGGAAAAGAAGCCATTGGAGTTGGGAACGCTGGAAGGCGCGCGGGCGGAACCGATTCGCTATTTCGTGGATTGCATCCGCAATCACAAACCGGTTGAAGGCGTAGTCGCGGGCGATTTCAACGTTAACGTTATGCAAATCGTCGAAGCTGCGAAGCGCTCGGCGGCAAGCGGTCAGCCCGTCAGCTTGCCGCTGAAATAA
- a CDS encoding Nif3-like dinuclear metal center hexameric protein, which yields MNTAVSRRSFLALAGTALYTVGHAATTIEGITARQVIERIQKQVGVPWRSETVDTFKIGNPDITVKGIATSFSATLDVCQRAHAAGLNLLIVHEPTFYNHTDDTSNLSGGVYETKRKFIEQNGLVVWRFHDHWHARRPDGILAGMTEALGWKKYQSSEQARRFSLPATTLEGLAKSMQDRLGARALRVIGNPQLAVRNVVLSPGFNNFAPIARALDSQDVDVIVIGETREWEAVEYARDAVTAGKKKGLIMLGHVPSEEHGLEECAKWLKTFVPEVPIQYLPGNDPFWRPKP from the coding sequence ATGAACACTGCTGTTTCTCGCCGCAGCTTCCTGGCGCTTGCCGGAACCGCACTTTACACAGTCGGGCACGCCGCAACGACAATCGAAGGCATCACTGCGCGTCAAGTGATTGAACGCATCCAGAAACAAGTCGGCGTCCCGTGGCGCAGCGAAACCGTGGACACTTTCAAAATCGGCAACCCCGACATCACGGTCAAAGGGATTGCCACATCGTTCAGCGCCACGCTGGACGTTTGCCAGCGAGCGCACGCTGCCGGACTGAATTTGCTGATCGTTCACGAACCGACGTTTTACAACCACACCGACGACACATCGAATTTGAGCGGCGGAGTGTACGAGACCAAACGGAAGTTCATTGAGCAAAATGGTCTGGTCGTTTGGCGTTTTCACGATCATTGGCACGCGCGCAGGCCGGACGGCATTCTGGCCGGAATGACCGAAGCCTTGGGCTGGAAAAAATATCAATCGTCGGAACAGGCGCGACGCTTTTCCCTGCCCGCCACAACGCTGGAAGGCCTGGCGAAAAGCATGCAAGATCGCCTCGGCGCGCGCGCCTTGCGCGTCATCGGCAACCCGCAATTGGCCGTGCGGAATGTCGTTTTGTCGCCGGGTTTCAATAACTTCGCGCCGATTGCGCGAGCACTGGACAGCCAGGATGTTGATGTAATCGTGATCGGCGAAACCCGCGAATGGGAAGCCGTCGAATACGCTCGCGACGCCGTCACCGCAGGCAAAAAGAAAGGTTTGATCATGCTCGGCCACGTCCCGTCGGAAGAGCACGGCCTGGAAGAATGCGCCAAATGGCTGAAGACCTTTGTGCCCGAAGTGCCAATTCAATACCTGCCCGGTAATGATCCGTTCTGGCGACCCAAACCGTAA
- a CDS encoding PIN domain-containing protein has translation MASKYIVDTHALVWYLESSPRLGLAAKAILDDPVSELVFPMIALSEAVDIVDKGRTKIASVPILLNRVLGDPRIELLPLDLDTLQTSLHARTVPEMHDRLIAAAGLLLQQQGENVAILTKDVSIANSALLPVIWD, from the coding sequence ATGGCGAGTAAATACATCGTGGATACGCATGCTCTGGTCTGGTATCTGGAAAGCAGCCCCCGGCTGGGTCTGGCAGCGAAAGCCATTCTCGACGATCCGGTGAGCGAACTGGTCTTTCCGATGATCGCGCTGTCTGAAGCTGTTGACATTGTGGACAAGGGACGGACAAAAATCGCGAGCGTGCCAATTCTACTCAATCGGGTGTTGGGTGATCCGCGCATCGAACTGCTGCCGCTTGATCTGGATACGCTGCAAACGAGTTTGCACGCGCGCACCGTGCCGGAAATGCACGACCGGTTGATCGCCGCCGCCGGACTGCTTTTGCAACAACAAGGCGAAAACGTGGCGATTCTGACCAAGGATGTGAGCATCGCAAATTCCGCGCTTCTTCCGGTGATTTGGGATTGA
- a CDS encoding BrnT family toxin: MSDTFFWESSKAARVLAERGITFEEVRTVFEDDFLEVVPDFSHSIEEARFTAIGTSKQGRLLVVTFTERGDTIRIITAREATPKERRHYETNHSLD, from the coding sequence ATGAGCGATACTTTCTTTTGGGAATCATCAAAGGCTGCGCGTGTGTTGGCCGAGCGAGGGATTACTTTTGAAGAAGTGCGGACGGTTTTTGAAGATGATTTTTTAGAAGTCGTGCCCGACTTCTCGCATTCAATCGAGGAAGCGCGCTTTACCGCCATCGGCACTTCAAAGCAAGGTCGCTTGTTGGTTGTCACCTTCACCGAACGCGGTGACACGATCAGAATTATTACGGCCAGAGAGGCTACGCCGAAAGAGAGAAGACATTATGAAACCAACCATTCGCTTGATTGA
- the gap gene encoding type I glyceraldehyde-3-phosphate dehydrogenase, giving the protein MAIKVGINGFGRIGRNVLRTVLGDKDFDIVAVNDLTDTKTLAHLLKYDSILGNLEQEITHTENTITVAGDTFRVFAEKDPKLIPWEEVGAEIVVESTGRFTDKEKAAAHLRGPVKKVIISAPAKNEDVTIVLGVNENVYDPAKHHVISNASCTTNCLAPVAKVINEKFGIKKAQMTTIHSYTNDQVILDFPHKDLRRARAGALSMIPTSTGAAKAVALVLPELKGKFDGISVRVPTPNVSVVDVVMELDKETTTEEVNKALSEAANGELKGILGFETAPLVSTDYRGNSNSSIVDAEYTKVIGGNLLKILSWYDNEWGYSCRVRDLIKYIAKKGL; this is encoded by the coding sequence ATGGCTATCAAAGTAGGTATCAATGGCTTTGGGCGCATTGGACGAAATGTCCTGCGTACCGTGCTGGGAGACAAAGATTTCGACATTGTGGCGGTCAATGACCTGACCGACACCAAAACGCTCGCGCATTTGCTGAAATACGATTCGATCCTCGGTAATTTGGAACAGGAAATCACCCACACGGAAAACACCATTACCGTCGCGGGCGACACCTTTCGCGTGTTTGCCGAAAAAGATCCCAAACTGATTCCGTGGGAAGAAGTCGGCGCTGAAATCGTCGTCGAATCCACAGGCCGGTTCACCGACAAGGAAAAAGCCGCCGCTCACCTGCGCGGCCCGGTCAAAAAAGTCATCATCAGCGCCCCAGCAAAAAACGAAGATGTCACCATCGTTCTGGGCGTCAACGAAAATGTTTACGACCCGGCGAAACACCATGTGATCTCGAACGCTTCCTGCACGACGAACTGTCTGGCGCCGGTCGCCAAAGTCATCAACGAAAAATTCGGCATCAAAAAAGCCCAGATGACCACGATCCATTCGTACACGAACGATCAGGTGATTCTGGATTTCCCGCACAAAGATTTGCGCCGCGCTCGTGCGGGCGCGCTTTCGATGATTCCGACTTCGACTGGCGCAGCCAAAGCCGTGGCGTTGGTGCTGCCGGAACTCAAAGGCAAATTTGACGGTATCTCCGTCCGCGTTCCGACGCCGAATGTTTCGGTTGTTGACGTGGTGATGGAGCTAGACAAAGAAACCACTACCGAAGAAGTCAACAAAGCTCTGAGCGAAGCCGCCAACGGCGAACTGAAAGGCATTCTGGGGTTTGAAACCGCGCCGCTGGTTTCCACCGATTACCGTGGCAATTCCAATTCGTCCATCGTGGATGCCGAATACACCAAAGTCATCGGCGGCAACCTGCTGAAAATCCTGTCGTGGTATGACAACGAGTGGGGTTATTCCTGCCGCGTCCGCGACCTGATTAAATACATCGCCAAGAAAGGTTTGTAA